A stretch of the Argentina anserina chromosome 6, drPotAnse1.1, whole genome shotgun sequence genome encodes the following:
- the LOC126800990 gene encoding F-box/LRR-repeat protein At3g59200-like, producing the protein MNEEIIDMFKDEDRLSALPDALCCHILSFIETKYAVRTSALSTRWKTIWTSVPSLYFCNLNQTEKPKNDPGFFRFVIRVLLLHDSLDIPKFRIDCYCAKDNIADIDTWIRTVIRHNVVELDLSLSTSLSYLHPFFKLPECIFTCKTLQVLKLHSNSFTYRLPKSGRFPSLKFLQVTITGCYKCAMRDFNNLLSQLPILEHLIINLQGVVIFENFSLKDVGILTNLKILRLI; encoded by the exons atgaatgaagagataattGATATG TTTAAGGATGAAGATCGACTAAGTGCTTTACCAGATGCACTTTGTTGTCACATCCTTTCATTCATCGAAACAAAGTATGCTGTGAGGACCAGCGCTTTGTCCACGAGATGGAAAACCATATGGACGTCTGTTCCTAGTTTATACTTCTGTAATTTAAATCAGACAGAGAAGCCCAAGAATGACCCAGGTTTTTTCAGATTTGTTATTCGTGTACTTTTGCTTCACGATTCATTGGACATTCCAAAGTTTCGTATCGATTGTTACTGTGCCAAGGACAACATTGCTGATATTGATACTTGGATACGCACTGTCATCAGACATAATGTAGTTGAGCTTGATCTTTCTCTCAGTACCAGCTTATCGTATCTTCATCCTTTCTTTAAATTACCTGAATGCATTTTCACCTGCAAGACACTACAAGTTTTGAAGTTACATTCAAATTCTTTCACCTACCGTCTTCCGAAATCAGGGCGCTTCCCGAGTCTTAAGTTTCTCCAAGTCACAATTACTGGTTGTTACAAATGTGCCATGAGAGATTTCAATAACCTTTTATCTCAGCTCCCGATACTGGAGCATTTGATTATAAATCTTCAAGGTGTTGTCATATTTGAAAACTTTAGTCTTAAAGATGTTGGCATATTAACAAACCTTAAAATTCTGCGCCTGATTTGA
- the LOC126800986 gene encoding polygalacturonase At1g48100-like, translated as MPINFVLTHIFNLCFCFLFLPIHGRLHYASSLVVSQISVPPSPAPAAAVSPTYNGSSALGTTLFNVRTFGAVGDGVTDDTEAFKMAWDSACQTENSEVLVPKSHSYMLQSTIFTGPCKPGLILQIDGTLVPPDGPNSWPKNISKRQWLVFYRINGMLVQGNGVIDGRGEKWWNLPCKPHKGLKGTTLPGHCDSPAAMRFFMCSNLKLHGLKIKNSPQFHFKFDNCQNVLIESLNIKSPALSPNTDGIHIQNTNNVKIYNSIVSNGDDCVSIGTGSYNIDIRNITCGPSHGISIGSLGDGNSRACVSNITVRDSIIKNSDNGVRIKTWQGGSGSVSRITFQNIHMDTVRNPIVLDQYYCLTKHCRNQTSAVNISNILYTNIWGTYDVRSPPMHFACSDSMPCTNLTLSEVKLLPATIARFVSTPLCWSAYGTMKTITVPPVLCLLEGIPELLPQDDSDWC; from the exons ATGCCGATCAACTTTGTTCTTACTCATATTTTCAActtgtgtttttgtttcttgtttcttCCAATACACGGCAGACTTCACTACGCTTCTTCACTTGTAGTGTCTCAAATTTCAGTGCCGCCTTCTCCTGCACCCGCAGCTGCTGTTAGCCCGACTTACAATGGTAGTTCTGCTCTTGGTACTACTCTTTTCAATGTGAGAACTTTCGGTGCAGTTGGGGATGGTGTTACTGATGATACAGAAGCATTTAAAATGGCTTGGGACAGTGCTTGTCAAACTGAAAATTCGGAAGTTCTTGTTCCGAAAAGTCATTCATATATGTTACAGTCTACCATATTCACAGGGCCATGTAAACCTGGCCTCATATTGCAG ATTGATGGAACATTAGTGCCACCAGATGGACCAAATTCATGGCCGAAAAATATTAGTAAGAGACAGTGGTTGGTTTTCTACAGAATTAATGGAATGTTGGTGCAAGGAAATGGTGTAATAGATGGTAGAGGAGAGAAATGGTGGAATCTTCCTTGCAAACCCCACAAA GGACTCAAAGGAACAACACTGCCTGGACATTGTGATAGCCCGGCT GCTATGAGGTTCTTCATGTGCTCTAATCTGAAACTGCATggactcaaaatcaagaacagCCCCCAGTTTCATTTCAAGTTCGACAATTGTCAAAACGTTCTCATAGAATCACTTAACATAAAATCACCTGCTCTTAGTCCCAATACAGATGGAATTCACATACAGAACACAAACaatgtgaaaatatacaaTTCAATCGTGTCCAACG GTGATGATTGTGTATCAATTGGAACAGGTTCTTATAATATAGACATTAGGAACATTACTTGTGGTCCAAGTCATGGAATAAG CATTGGAAGCCTTGGAGATGGCAATTCCCGAGCATGTGTTTCGAATATCACAGTTAGAGACTCAATTATCAAGAACTCTGACAATGGGGTTCGGATCAAAACATGGCAAGGTGGATCAGGATCTGTGTCAAGGATAACATTTCAGAATATTCATATGGACACTGTAAGAAACCCAATTGTGCTTGACCAATACTACTGCCTCACCAAGCACTGCCGAAACCAGACCTCCGCAGTTAACATATCAAATATCTTGTACACAAACATATGGGGTACTTATGATGTGCGAAGCCCCCCTATGCATTTCGCTTGCAGTGACTCAATGCCATGTACAAACCTCACTCTCTCTGAAGTGAAATTGCTCCCTGCCACGATAGCACGATTTGTGTCGACGCCGCTTTGCTGGAGTGCTTATGGAACTATGAAGACAATTACTGTTCCACCAGTTTTGTGCTTGTTAGAGGGCATTCCAGAACTGTTACCCCAGGATGACAGTGATTGGTGTTAG